A single Verrucomicrobiia bacterium DNA region contains:
- a CDS encoding immunoglobulin domain-containing protein: MVEPAFAEFKAWTQRYFVAAPEQRPGLLPEGVQLAATRRIALKALIKQAPERALQLAVPAGVRAQLPTEVIELFEENISARGTLAVLGALAEPGHETEIEPTFRIATIGEREYQTYTYGERFGVPTRQHIALNGIAVDNFFALSEDALRILDADETAQALAANPDPLCAITGQSAAANQAELAAELEGEIVFFCRPEHASQQNESIVAADGGPPSPDGGDPSATAWTEGEKKLLFIRVDFPDLEGVNLSDGGVTNLVNNLNKFYREMSYGRASFASNGFGSDYTPVFRMEHPAAYYGTNNYYNQLRTEARAAATAAGYALTNFNFDIICMGAVPGFSWSGLAYVGGAGAWLRNNFSTGVAGHELGHNFGLNHANFWNTSGASIIGPGTSTEYGDSFDTMGAASAGNNHFNARYKHYLNWLTTNEVLTVSTSGTYRVYCHDNPNATGLRGLKIIKNSSTNYWVEFRQKFTSNKWLMSGAGLRWAQNGNQKSQLLDTTPGSPDGKSDSALGLGRTFSDFDAGIHITTIGKGGTSPESLDVVINLGAFPMNHAPQLNLTASATELDLNETASFSASATDPDDDTLAYYWDFGDGTFGTNSPIAAKNWNTKGDYLVRCVVSDMKGGSTSRWVTVRVGAPTTFRISGQINCDGNPLADVRVYVSSTRMGYTDADGNYAIPGLPAGAYTVAASRYDYAFTQANFTNPVSVGPDAEAIDFLASEITYPPTIGSQPLSQTVAVGSTVTFNVVANGTPPFSYQWRFNGTNWLGGDGASLILSEVQTNQAGSYTVTVSNAYGSVISAAATLTIGEPPVILASPVSQRVLEGSDVTFTVEAVGSPVLLYQWQHNGSNVYSKPTLGGSNGDREGSNIFTRTNVEPLHAGNYSVVVSSRFGQATSATALLTVSVRPQLSLPQLANGQMRLQLSGTPGDRYVIESSTNFLNWDALATVTNLTGQVWYLDPENEIRPEKFYRGKLLP, encoded by the coding sequence ATGGTTGAACCGGCCTTCGCCGAATTCAAAGCGTGGACGCAACGGTACTTCGTCGCCGCGCCAGAACAGCGTCCCGGTTTACTGCCGGAAGGCGTCCAACTGGCCGCGACCCGGCGCATCGCTTTGAAAGCGTTGATCAAACAAGCTCCGGAGCGCGCATTGCAACTCGCGGTCCCCGCCGGTGTGCGCGCCCAGTTACCTACCGAAGTGATTGAGCTATTCGAGGAGAACATCAGCGCGCGGGGAACGCTGGCGGTGTTGGGTGCGTTGGCCGAGCCTGGCCACGAAACGGAAATTGAACCCACGTTTCGCATCGCAACCATCGGTGAACGGGAATATCAAACTTACACGTACGGCGAGCGTTTTGGCGTACCAACGCGCCAGCACATCGCGCTGAACGGCATTGCGGTGGATAATTTCTTCGCGTTGAGTGAAGATGCGCTGCGCATTCTGGACGCAGACGAAACGGCTCAGGCGCTGGCCGCAAATCCCGACCCGCTTTGCGCCATCACCGGACAGTCGGCGGCGGCGAACCAAGCGGAACTGGCGGCCGAACTCGAGGGTGAAATTGTTTTCTTCTGCCGACCGGAACACGCCAGCCAACAAAACGAAAGCATCGTGGCGGCGGATGGCGGTCCGCCTTCACCGGATGGCGGCGATCCATCGGCTACCGCCTGGACTGAAGGCGAGAAAAAGCTCCTGTTCATTCGTGTGGACTTTCCGGATTTGGAAGGAGTCAATTTGAGCGATGGCGGCGTCACCAATCTGGTCAACAACTTGAACAAGTTTTATCGGGAAATGTCATACGGCCGCGCCAGCTTTGCTTCGAATGGTTTCGGTTCGGATTACACCCCCGTCTTTCGGATGGAGCATCCGGCCGCCTATTACGGGACGAACAATTATTACAACCAGCTACGGACGGAAGCGCGCGCGGCGGCCACGGCAGCGGGCTACGCGTTGACCAATTTTAATTTTGACATCATCTGCATGGGCGCAGTGCCGGGATTCAGTTGGTCCGGCTTGGCGTATGTGGGCGGTGCCGGGGCGTGGTTGCGAAATAATTTCAGCACGGGGGTCGCCGGGCACGAACTGGGACACAACTTCGGACTTAACCACGCCAACTTCTGGAACACCAGCGGCGCCAGCATCATCGGACCGGGAACGAGCACGGAGTATGGCGATAGTTTCGACACGATGGGCGCGGCCAGTGCGGGCAACAATCATTTCAACGCGCGCTATAAACATTATCTAAACTGGCTCACCACGAATGAAGTGCTCACCGTCAGCACCAGCGGCACGTATCGGGTCTATTGCCATGATAATCCGAACGCGACCGGTCTGCGCGGGTTGAAGATCATCAAAAACAGCAGCACGAATTACTGGGTGGAATTTCGGCAGAAATTTACCAGCAACAAATGGCTGATGAGCGGCGCCGGGTTGCGTTGGGCTCAAAATGGCAATCAGAAAAGCCAACTGCTCGATACCACGCCCGGCTCGCCCGACGGCAAAAGCGACTCGGCGCTGGGGCTCGGACGCACTTTCTCGGACTTCGACGCTGGCATCCACATCACCACCATCGGTAAAGGCGGCACCTCACCTGAATCGTTGGACGTGGTGATTAACCTGGGCGCTTTCCCGATGAATCACGCGCCGCAACTCAACCTGACCGCGAGCGCCACGGAACTGGACTTGAACGAGACGGCCAGTTTCAGCGCCAGCGCGACGGATCCCGACGACGACACTCTGGCTTACTATTGGGACTTCGGCGACGGAACCTTCGGCACCAACAGCCCGATCGCCGCGAAAAATTGGAATACGAAAGGTGATTATCTGGTCCGCTGCGTGGTCAGCGATATGAAAGGCGGCTCGACCAGCCGCTGGGTCACCGTGCGAGTCGGCGCGCCGACCACATTCCGCATTTCCGGCCAGATCAATTGCGATGGAAACCCACTGGCCGACGTGCGGGTTTACGTCTCCAGCACACGCATGGGCTACACCGATGCGGACGGAAATTATGCGATCCCCGGTCTGCCGGCGGGAGCTTATACCGTCGCGGCCAGCCGTTATGATTATGCGTTCACGCAGGCGAACTTCACGAATCCTGTAAGCGTGGGGCCGGACGCGGAGGCCATTGATTTTCTGGCGAGCGAGATCACGTATCCGCCCACCATTGGAAGTCAGCCGCTTAGTCAAACTGTGGCGGTGGGTTCGACCGTAACCTTCAATGTCGTGGCCAACGGTACGCCCCCCTTCTCTTATCAATGGCGCTTCAACGGCACCAATTGGCTCGGTGGCGATGGCGCCAGTCTGATTCTCTCCGAGGTGCAAACCAATCAGGCGGGTAGTTACACCGTCACCGTGTCCAATGCGTACGGCAGTGTGATCAGTGCCGCGGCGACGCTGACCATCGGCGAACCGCCGGTGATTCTCGCGTCGCCAGTAAGTCAACGGGTGCTTGAAGGTAGTGACGTGACCTTCACGGTTGAAGCCGTCGGATCACCCGTGCTGCTGTATCAATGGCAACACAATGGCTCGAATGTCTATTCCAAACCGACCCTCGGAGGCTCGAACGGCGACCGCGAAGGCAGCAACATCTTCACCCGCACGAATGTTGAACCGTTGCACGCCGGAAATTATTCCGTCGTGGTCAGCAGCCGCTTTGGGCAGGCCACCAGCGCGACCGCCCTCCTCACCGTATCCGTGCGCCCACAACTTTCCCTGCCGCAACTTGCGAATGGTCAGATGCGCCTACAACTCAGCGGCACTCCCGGCGACCGTTATGTCATTGAGAGTTCCACCAACTTCCTGAACTGGGATGCCCTGGCCACAGTGACCAATCTCACCGGTCAGGTTTGGTATCTGGACCCGGAAAATGAAATCCGTCCGGAGAAATTTTATCGTGGAAAATTATTGCCGTAA
- the miaB gene encoding tRNA (N6-isopentenyl adenosine(37)-C2)-methylthiotransferase MiaB, whose protein sequence is MPSVYIKTYGCQMNERDSEAVAAQLVAKGYTLAASEFEADVVLLNTCSVRDHAEQKAINKMENLTANIRRQRPDVIFGFMGCMAQSRGQTLIDRLPDVDLVVGTQKFHHTADYLDELLQGRREKIVDTGTERGSEATVKEHLLNGTAKHKSVTAFVSIMQGCNQYCTYCIVPYTRGEERSRSIPDLVAECRQLVAQGVREITLLGQIVTSYGKRFKAQSATANGQVAAPGFDPHSDKSAFVQLIEAVHAIEGLERIRFTSPHPKGYGDDLVAAYGQLPKLMASAHLPVQSGSDRVLKLMHRGYTRERFLEIVGKLRAVCPHLGLTTDIIVGFPGETEEDFAATVSLCREVEFDNAFLFKYSPRKDTPAATMPDPLPQEVIEARHARLLEVVNQIGRRKYEAFIGRNVQILVEGPSRRNQARMMGRTPCNKLVLFDGSERHRGQLMDVRIVRTGNFTLYGDPAIIGL, encoded by the coding sequence ATGCCGAGTGTTTACATCAAGACTTATGGTTGCCAGATGAACGAGCGCGATAGCGAAGCCGTCGCCGCGCAGTTGGTGGCCAAGGGTTACACGCTCGCCGCTTCCGAATTCGAGGCCGACGTCGTGTTGCTCAATACTTGCAGCGTGCGGGATCACGCCGAGCAGAAAGCCATCAACAAGATGGAAAACCTTACCGCCAACATTCGGCGTCAGCGTCCGGATGTGATTTTCGGGTTCATGGGGTGCATGGCCCAAAGCCGCGGTCAGACGTTGATTGACCGGTTGCCGGACGTGGATCTCGTGGTGGGCACGCAGAAATTCCATCATACCGCCGATTACCTGGACGAACTACTGCAAGGGCGCCGGGAAAAAATCGTGGACACCGGGACGGAGCGGGGGAGTGAAGCCACGGTGAAAGAGCATTTGCTCAACGGCACCGCAAAACATAAATCCGTCACCGCCTTTGTCAGCATCATGCAAGGTTGCAATCAATACTGCACCTATTGCATCGTGCCTTACACCCGCGGCGAGGAACGCAGCCGTTCCATTCCGGACCTTGTGGCCGAGTGCCGCCAGCTTGTTGCGCAAGGGGTGAGGGAAATCACTTTGCTCGGCCAGATCGTTACCAGTTATGGCAAACGGTTTAAGGCACAAAGCGCGACCGCAAACGGGCAGGTGGCCGCGCCGGGATTCGATCCGCACTCGGATAAAAGCGCTTTTGTGCAACTGATCGAGGCGGTTCATGCCATCGAAGGTTTGGAACGAATCCGATTCACCTCGCCTCATCCCAAAGGTTACGGCGATGATTTGGTGGCCGCGTACGGGCAATTGCCCAAGTTGATGGCGAGCGCGCATCTACCGGTGCAGAGCGGCAGTGATCGCGTGCTCAAATTGATGCACCGGGGCTACACGCGCGAGCGTTTCCTTGAGATCGTGGGCAAACTGCGCGCCGTGTGTCCGCACCTGGGTTTGACCACCGACATCATCGTGGGCTTTCCCGGTGAAACGGAGGAAGACTTCGCCGCGACCGTGTCGCTGTGTCGCGAAGTTGAATTTGATAATGCGTTTCTCTTCAAGTATTCGCCGCGCAAGGATACGCCGGCAGCCACGATGCCCGATCCCTTGCCGCAGGAAGTGATTGAAGCGCGCCACGCACGTTTGCTGGAGGTGGTGAATCAAATCGGCCGGCGCAAATACGAGGCGTTTATTGGCCGCAACGTGCAAATTCTGGTGGAAGGGCCGAGTCGCCGCAACCAGGCGCGCATGATGGGGCGCACGCCGTGCAACAAGCTCGTTCTGTTCGACGGCAGCGAGCGCCATCGCGGGCAATTGATGGACGTGCGGATTGTTCGCACGGGCAATTTCACGCTTTACGGCGATCCAGCCATCATCGGCTTGTAG
- a CDS encoding SpoIIE family protein phosphatase yields the protein MVGLDFHNTAMISRRQALRLLLIEHDVVVANTVSGMLEQARESGSGIAVATSLAAALDLISREEFAVILLELFMPDGAGPANLTVLQKVTPQTPIIVLGAADDDSVVTEVVRSGAQDYLVKSQLTLSNLRRSIRYAIERHESEMALIAQEEKYHSIFDHLAEGIFQTTPDGQYLLANAALARIYGYATPEELMQSVTDIGRRLYVAPGRREQFQQLMQQRDVIVGFTSQIFRKDGSIIWISENCRAIRGAGGQLLYYEGTVEDITARRQAEDSVKESEALYHSLVETMPQNVFRKDLQGRFTFANQHYCDHYGVPLEAILGKTDFDFFPVELARQYQADDRRVMATGQTLSIVEEHQPLGQNKSYVQVVKTPLYGKDQTVIGVQGIFWDITEQKLAQERLNQARDDLAASEEQLRRKNEQLENDLKTAREIQFAMLPQEYPVLPRGATAKDSAFQFTHRYLPSGTVGGDFFSITPISDQEVAVFLCDVAGHGVRSALITMMIRTLVENLRPLAHDPGRFITELNAELFAILKPSGASILTTAFFMVVHAATGQMRYVNAGHPKPFLLRRSARLAEEIKNQAGAKSQPALGLFEQHAYQSSEIQLQPGDAVMLFTDGLYEIQASDDSLYSRERLLAAAKKYLSLPVHRVVNALLRETKKFAADGHFEDDVCLLALEYRDPAATQRDQPR from the coding sequence ATGGTCGGACTGGATTTTCATAACACCGCGATGATCTCGCGACGGCAGGCGTTACGACTCCTGTTGATCGAGCACGATGTGGTCGTGGCCAACACGGTGAGTGGCATGTTGGAGCAGGCGCGCGAAAGCGGCAGCGGCATCGCGGTGGCAACCTCGCTGGCGGCGGCGCTGGATTTGATATCGCGCGAAGAATTTGCCGTCATCCTGCTGGAGCTGTTCATGCCTGATGGCGCCGGCCCGGCCAATCTGACCGTGCTCCAAAAAGTCACGCCGCAAACGCCGATCATCGTGCTGGGCGCGGCGGATGATGACTCGGTGGTGACGGAAGTGGTGCGATCCGGAGCCCAGGATTACCTCGTCAAAAGCCAATTGACGCTGAGCAATCTGCGGCGCTCGATCCGCTACGCCATCGAGCGGCACGAATCAGAAATGGCGCTGATCGCCCAGGAGGAAAAATATCACAGCATCTTCGATCATCTGGCGGAAGGGATTTTCCAAACCACGCCCGACGGACAATACCTCCTGGCCAACGCGGCGCTGGCGCGAATTTACGGTTACGCCACCCCGGAAGAATTGATGCAAAGCGTCACGGACATTGGCCGGCGCTTGTATGTGGCGCCAGGTCGGCGCGAGCAATTCCAACAGCTCATGCAGCAACGCGACGTCATCGTCGGCTTCACGTCCCAAATCTTTCGCAAGGATGGCAGCATCATCTGGATTTCTGAAAACTGCCGGGCGATCCGCGGCGCGGGCGGTCAGTTGTTGTACTACGAAGGGACCGTGGAGGACATCACCGCCCGGCGACAGGCGGAAGACAGCGTCAAGGAATCCGAAGCGTTATACCACTCGCTGGTGGAAACCATGCCGCAAAATGTGTTTCGCAAAGATTTGCAGGGGCGCTTCACCTTCGCCAATCAGCACTACTGCGATCATTACGGCGTGCCCCTCGAGGCGATCCTCGGCAAAACGGACTTCGACTTCTTTCCGGTGGAATTAGCCCGACAGTACCAGGCGGACGACCGACGCGTAATGGCGACCGGACAAACCTTGAGCATCGTCGAAGAGCACCAACCGCTGGGACAAAACAAGAGTTACGTTCAGGTGGTGAAGACGCCGCTGTACGGCAAGGACCAGACCGTCATTGGCGTGCAGGGAATTTTCTGGGACATCACGGAACAAAAACTGGCGCAGGAACGACTCAACCAGGCCCGGGATGATCTTGCCGCCAGCGAGGAACAATTGCGGCGCAAGAACGAGCAACTGGAAAATGACCTCAAAACCGCGCGCGAAATTCAGTTCGCCATGTTGCCGCAGGAATATCCGGTTTTGCCCCGAGGCGCGACCGCCAAGGACAGCGCGTTCCAATTTACGCATCGCTATCTGCCCAGCGGCACCGTGGGCGGAGACTTCTTCAGCATCACGCCGATCTCCGATCAGGAAGTGGCGGTTTTTCTTTGTGACGTGGCCGGGCACGGCGTGCGTTCGGCGCTGATCACCATGATGATTCGCACGCTGGTGGAAAACCTGCGCCCGCTGGCTCACGATCCGGGGCGGTTCATCACGGAGTTGAACGCGGAACTGTTCGCCATCCTCAAACCGAGCGGCGCTTCCATTTTGACGACCGCCTTTTTTATGGTGGTTCATGCCGCCACCGGTCAGATGCGCTATGTGAACGCCGGACATCCCAAACCGTTTCTGCTGCGTCGCTCCGCCAGACTGGCCGAGGAAATTAAAAACCAAGCCGGAGCGAAAAGTCAGCCGGCGCTCGGACTGTTCGAGCAACATGCGTATCAAAGTTCCGAAATCCAATTGCAACCCGGCGATGCCGTCATGCTGTTCACGGATGGCCTTTACGAGATTCAAGCTTCGGACGACTCGCTCTACTCACGCGAGCGGCTGCTGGCGGCTGCTAAGAAATACCTATCGCTTCCGGTTCACCGCGTCGTCAACGCCCTGTTGCGGGAAACCAAAAAATTCGCCGCGGACGGACACTTTGAAGATGACGTCTGCCTGCTGGCATTGGAATATCGCGACCCTGCCGCAACCCAACGCGATCAGCCACGGTGA